A genomic stretch from Erwinia sp. E_sp_B01_1 includes:
- the rutG gene encoding pyrimidine utilization transport protein G, which yields MASSWFPQWHKKSAMAQGIVAPDETLPLGQTVIMGLQHAVAMFGATVLMPLLMGLDPNLSILMSGIGTLLFFLITGGRVPSYLGSSAAFVGVVIAVTGFNGQGINPNLSMALGGIIGCGLIYTLIGFVVMKVGTRWIEKLMPPVVTGAVVMAIGLNLAPIAVRSVSASTFDSWMAVMTVLCIGVVAVFTRGMVQRLLILVGLIVACAIYALLTNGLGLGKPVDFSLMSSVPWFGLPATTFPVFDSHALFMIAPVAVILVAENLGHIKAVAGMTGKNLDPYMGRAFVGDGLATMLSGGIGGSGVTTYAENIGVMAVTKVYSTLVFVAAAVIAILLGFSPKFGALIHTIPGPVIGGASIVVFGLIAVAGARIWVQNNVDLGQNNNLIMVAVTLVLGAGDFALKIGSFTLGGIGTATFGAIILNAILTRRRAAALKNSDVAHQES from the coding sequence ATGGCGAGTTCCTGGTTTCCTCAATGGCATAAGAAGTCCGCAATGGCGCAGGGTATCGTGGCACCTGATGAAACGTTACCTCTTGGGCAAACGGTGATTATGGGCCTTCAGCACGCGGTGGCGATGTTCGGGGCCACTGTGCTGATGCCCCTTCTGATGGGTTTAGATCCCAATCTGTCGATCCTGATGTCTGGCATTGGCACCCTGCTGTTTTTCCTGATCACCGGCGGCCGTGTGCCAAGTTATCTGGGATCCAGCGCGGCCTTTGTCGGCGTAGTCATTGCGGTGACCGGTTTTAACGGCCAGGGCATCAACCCAAATCTCAGCATGGCGCTGGGCGGGATCATTGGCTGTGGACTGATTTATACACTCATCGGCTTTGTGGTCATGAAGGTGGGAACCCGGTGGATAGAGAAGCTGATGCCTCCGGTAGTGACCGGTGCTGTGGTTATGGCTATCGGGCTGAACCTGGCACCCATTGCGGTACGTAGCGTCTCTGCCTCAACGTTTGACAGCTGGATGGCCGTGATGACCGTGCTCTGTATTGGCGTGGTAGCGGTCTTTACGCGGGGCATGGTGCAGCGACTGCTGATTCTGGTGGGATTGATTGTTGCCTGTGCCATTTATGCCCTGTTAACCAACGGCCTGGGGCTGGGAAAACCGGTCGATTTCAGCCTGATGAGCAGCGTCCCCTGGTTCGGTTTGCCCGCCACCACCTTCCCTGTTTTCGACAGCCATGCCCTGTTTATGATTGCGCCAGTAGCGGTCATTCTGGTGGCTGAGAATCTGGGCCATATCAAGGCCGTAGCGGGGATGACTGGCAAAAATCTCGACCCCTATATGGGACGGGCTTTTGTTGGAGACGGCCTGGCGACGATGCTTTCGGGCGGTATCGGCGGCAGCGGTGTGACAACCTATGCCGAAAACATTGGTGTGATGGCCGTGACCAAAGTCTACTCCACGCTGGTGTTTGTCGCTGCGGCAGTGATTGCCATTCTGCTGGGATTTTCCCCTAAATTTGGCGCGTTGATCCATACCATCCCCGGCCCGGTGATTGGCGGCGCTTCTATTGTCGTCTTTGGACTGATAGCGGTGGCTGGCGCGCGGATCTGGGTGCAGAACAATGTCGATCTCGGGCAGAACAACAACCTGATTATGGTGGCAGTCACGCTGGTACTTGGTGCAGGCGATTTTGCGTTAAAAATCGGCAGCTTTACCCTGGGCGGAATTGGCACCGCGACCTTTGGCGCTATTATTCTCAACGCCATTCTTACCCGACGCCGTGCCGCTGCGCTGAAAAATAGCGACGTGGCACATCAGGAAAGCTAG
- the rutF gene encoding NADH-dependent FMN reductase RutF — MSLATLSPALKPGVEKQEFRNAMARLGAAVNIITTDGPAGRAGFTASAVCSVTDSPPTLLVCLNRSASVYEVFKTNQQLCVNTLAAGHESLSALFGGKTPMAERFIAAEWSKLVTGSPILAGAVASFDCRVTQVMSVGTHDVLVCEAQALVCNENTHGLIYFDRGYHHLHRQEA, encoded by the coding sequence ATGTCTCTGGCAACCCTTTCGCCCGCGCTGAAGCCGGGCGTTGAAAAACAGGAGTTTCGTAACGCGATGGCGCGCCTTGGCGCTGCCGTCAATATCATCACCACCGATGGTCCGGCTGGACGAGCCGGGTTTACCGCTTCGGCGGTTTGCAGCGTTACCGATTCCCCGCCAACGCTGCTGGTCTGTCTTAATCGCTCTGCGTCAGTGTACGAGGTGTTCAAAACCAATCAGCAACTGTGCGTGAACACGCTGGCAGCCGGCCACGAATCCCTGTCGGCTTTGTTTGGCGGCAAGACCCCCATGGCAGAGCGTTTTATTGCTGCAGAATGGTCAAAGCTGGTGACCGGCTCCCCGATTCTGGCCGGTGCGGTGGCCTCCTTCGACTGCAGGGTCACGCAGGTAATGAGTGTAGGCACGCACGATGTGCTGGTGTGCGAAGCCCAGGCACTGGTTTGTAACGAAAACACCCACGGCCTGATCTATTTCGATCGTGGCTATCATCATCTGCACCGGCAGGAAGCCTGA
- a CDS encoding malonic semialdehyde reductase, whose product MAEALNSLALETLFTAARTHNGWQNRPVTDQQIQALYDLVKMGPTSANCSPARFCFVRSEEGKARLKPTLSSGNLEKTMTAPVTAIVAWDPAFFDQLPQLFPHADARAWFTSSPALAEETAFRNSSLQAAYLIAACRAIGLDTGPMSGFDRAAVDAAFFADNGWKSNLLINIGYGDASKVYARLPRLSFTDAAILA is encoded by the coding sequence ATGGCAGAAGCCCTGAATTCCCTGGCGTTAGAGACATTATTCACCGCAGCACGCACCCACAACGGCTGGCAGAACCGGCCAGTGACCGATCAACAGATTCAGGCGCTGTATGACCTGGTAAAAATGGGGCCTACTTCAGCCAACTGTAGCCCGGCCCGATTTTGCTTTGTCCGCAGTGAAGAGGGGAAAGCCAGACTGAAGCCCACCTTATCCAGCGGCAATCTTGAAAAGACCATGACCGCTCCGGTGACCGCCATCGTGGCCTGGGATCCCGCTTTCTTTGATCAATTGCCGCAGCTCTTTCCCCATGCCGATGCCAGAGCCTGGTTTACCAGCAGCCCGGCTCTGGCGGAAGAGACGGCATTTCGTAACAGCTCCCTGCAGGCGGCTTATCTGATTGCGGCCTGCCGCGCTATCGGGCTGGATACCGGACCGATGTCGGGCTTTGATCGCGCTGCGGTTGATGCCGCATTCTTTGCTGACAACGGCTGGAAAAGCAATTTGCTGATTAACATTGGCTACGGCGATGCCAGCAAGGTTTATGCACGCCTGCCCCGCCTTTCATTTACCGATGCCGCTATCCTGGCGTAA
- the rutD gene encoding pyrimidine utilization protein D: MHIEVSGLTHPQAATLVLSAGLGGLGNFWLPQLNELRLKYRVVVYDQRGTGRSPDALPEGYSMKDMAAELADELASREIERYIVIGHALGGMVAMQLAIDYPQRVDGLVIVNGWLRLNAHTRRCFTVRQELLLHVGVESYVRAQPLFLYPADWLADNQARIEAEDALHTAHFQGRDNLLRRLKALMACDFTEQASSVTQPVLLVCSQDDLLVPWTCSQTLCEALPHATLKKMAWGGHAMSVTDSKTFNPLLLNWLDEITPASSPAEPEPLWQKP, encoded by the coding sequence ATGCATATTGAAGTGTCAGGTTTGACCCATCCCCAGGCAGCCACGCTGGTGCTGTCGGCTGGTTTAGGCGGGCTGGGCAATTTCTGGCTGCCGCAGTTAAATGAACTTCGTCTGAAATACCGCGTGGTGGTCTATGACCAGCGCGGGACGGGACGGAGTCCGGACGCCCTGCCGGAAGGGTACAGCATGAAGGATATGGCTGCCGAACTGGCTGATGAACTCGCCTCAAGGGAGATTGAACGCTATATCGTGATCGGTCATGCGTTAGGGGGCATGGTGGCGATGCAGTTGGCGATCGACTACCCGCAACGGGTAGACGGACTGGTTATTGTCAATGGCTGGCTGCGGCTCAATGCTCATACCCGGCGCTGTTTCACCGTGCGCCAGGAGCTGTTGTTGCATGTTGGCGTGGAATCTTATGTCCGGGCGCAGCCCCTGTTTCTCTATCCTGCTGACTGGCTTGCTGACAATCAGGCACGTATTGAAGCTGAAGATGCCCTGCATACCGCACATTTTCAAGGCCGCGACAATTTACTCCGACGCCTGAAAGCGCTGATGGCCTGCGATTTCACCGAACAGGCCAGTTCAGTGACCCAACCCGTTCTGCTGGTGTGTTCGCAGGACGATCTGCTGGTGCCCTGGACCTGTTCACAAACGCTCTGTGAGGCGCTGCCTCATGCCACCCTGAAAAAGATGGCCTGGGGTGGACACGCGATGAGCGTTACCGACAGTAAGACCTTTAACCCTTTGTTACTGAACTGGCTGGACGAAATTACGCCAGCCTCCTCCCCAGCTGAACCGGAGCCGTTATGGCAGAAGCCCTGA
- the rutC gene encoding pyrimidine utilization protein C, with amino-acid sequence MPKTIITPPGTSVPIAPFVPGTLADGVVYVSGTLPFDKENNVVHVGDAAAQTRHVLETIKSVIETAGGTMDDVTFNSIFLTDWSNYAAINAVYAEYFPGEKPARFCIQCGLVKPDALVEIASVAHIGK; translated from the coding sequence ATGCCAAAAACCATTATCACCCCACCAGGAACTTCGGTTCCGATTGCGCCTTTTGTACCGGGTACCCTGGCCGATGGCGTGGTTTACGTTTCAGGCACGCTGCCGTTCGATAAAGAGAATAACGTGGTGCACGTAGGGGATGCTGCCGCGCAGACCCGCCACGTTCTGGAAACCATCAAGAGCGTGATTGAAACCGCCGGTGGCACGATGGACGACGTGACGTTCAACTCCATTTTTCTCACTGACTGGAGCAACTATGCGGCGATTAACGCCGTCTACGCCGAATATTTCCCTGGTGAAAAACCGGCTCGTTTCTGCATTCAGTGCGGTCTGGTAAAACCTGACGCGCTGGTGGAAATCGCCAGCGTCGCCCACATCGGCAAATAG
- the rutB gene encoding pyrimidine utilization protein B, translating into MSSKETVICTTASSKNRLTLPARPEAIAFPPEQTALIVVDMQNAYATPGGYLDLAGFDVSTTLPVIEKINIAVKAAREAGIQIIWFQNGWDQEYVEAGGPGSPNWHKSNALKTMRKNPELEGKLLAKGGWDYDLVDQLQPQPGDIVLPKPRYSGFFNTPLDSMLRSRGIRHLVFTGIATNVCVESTLRDGFFLEYFGIVLEDATYQAGPLFAQQAAIFNIETFFGWVSDVTTFCSALQTASAPQTQTA; encoded by the coding sequence ATGAGCAGCAAAGAGACCGTAATCTGTACCACTGCTTCCAGCAAAAACAGACTTACTTTACCTGCACGTCCGGAAGCGATCGCTTTTCCTCCGGAGCAAACGGCGCTGATCGTGGTGGATATGCAGAATGCTTATGCCACTCCCGGTGGGTATCTGGATCTTGCAGGCTTTGATGTCTCGACGACGCTGCCGGTGATTGAAAAAATCAACATAGCGGTGAAAGCCGCGCGCGAAGCAGGCATTCAGATTATCTGGTTCCAGAACGGCTGGGATCAAGAGTACGTGGAAGCCGGGGGCCCTGGCTCGCCAAACTGGCATAAATCCAACGCGCTGAAGACCATGCGGAAAAACCCGGAACTGGAAGGCAAGCTGCTGGCGAAAGGCGGCTGGGATTATGATCTCGTGGATCAGTTACAGCCTCAGCCTGGCGATATTGTGCTGCCAAAACCCCGATACAGCGGCTTTTTCAATACCCCGCTGGACAGCATGTTACGCAGCCGGGGCATCCGCCATCTGGTATTTACCGGCATCGCCACCAACGTCTGTGTTGAATCCACCCTGCGTGATGGCTTCTTCCTGGAATATTTCGGCATCGTGCTGGAGGACGCCACATATCAGGCTGGCCCCCTTTTCGCTCAGCAGGCGGCCATTTTCAATATTGAGACCTTCTTCGGCTGGGTCTCTGATGTCACGACGTTCTGCTCTGCGCTACAGACAGCGTCCGCACCACAGACCCAGACGGCCTGA
- the rutA gene encoding pyrimidine utilization protein A yields the protein MKIGVFIPIGNNGWLISTNAPQYMPSFELNKAIVLKAEHYHFDFALSMIKLRGFGGKTEFWDHNLESFTLMAGLAAVTSRIEIYATAATLTLPPAIVARMASTVDSISGGRFGVNLVTGWQKPEYDQMGIWPGDEYFSRRYDYLTEYVSVLRDLWGTGKSDLKGEFFTMNDCRLSPQPQKPMKVICAGQSDAGMAFSAKHADYNFCFGKGVNTPTAFAPTAIRMKAAADEAGRDVGSYVLFMIIADETDEAARAKWEHYKEGADEEALSWLTTQSQQDKRSGSDTNVRQMADPTSAVNINMGTLVGSYANVARMLDEVATVEGTQGVLLTFDDFLQGIENFGERIQPLMQCRIESIEAAKEVA from the coding sequence ATGAAAATCGGTGTGTTTATCCCAATTGGCAATAATGGCTGGTTGATCTCGACCAATGCTCCTCAGTACATGCCCTCTTTTGAACTCAATAAAGCTATCGTGCTGAAGGCCGAGCATTATCATTTCGATTTTGCGCTGTCGATGATTAAGCTGCGCGGTTTTGGCGGTAAAACTGAATTCTGGGATCACAATCTGGAGTCCTTCACGCTGATGGCTGGCCTGGCTGCCGTCACCTCCCGTATCGAAATTTATGCCACTGCGGCTACCCTGACGTTGCCACCCGCTATCGTGGCGCGCATGGCCTCTACGGTAGATTCCATCTCCGGTGGTCGTTTCGGCGTTAACCTGGTAACAGGCTGGCAGAAGCCCGAATACGATCAGATGGGCATCTGGCCCGGCGATGAGTATTTCTCCCGTCGCTATGACTATCTGACCGAGTATGTCTCAGTGCTGCGCGATCTGTGGGGCACGGGAAAATCTGACCTCAAAGGTGAGTTCTTCACCATGAACGACTGCCGCCTCAGCCCACAGCCGCAAAAGCCAATGAAAGTGATTTGCGCCGGGCAAAGCGATGCCGGTATGGCCTTCTCGGCAAAACACGCGGACTACAACTTCTGTTTCGGTAAGGGCGTCAATACCCCAACCGCCTTCGCACCAACGGCGATCCGTATGAAAGCGGCTGCCGATGAAGCGGGCCGCGATGTCGGATCCTATGTGCTGTTTATGATCATTGCGGATGAGACCGACGAAGCTGCCCGTGCAAAGTGGGAGCACTATAAAGAAGGCGCCGATGAAGAGGCTCTCTCGTGGCTCACCACCCAAAGTCAGCAGGATAAGCGCTCCGGCAGCGATACCAATGTTCGTCAGATGGCCGATCCCACCTCTGCGGTGAATATCAATATGGGCACGCTTGTCGGCTCTTATGCCAACGTAGCCCGTATGCTGGATGAGGTGGCTACCGTAGAGGGCACCCAGGGCGTGCTGCTGACTTTTGATGACTTTTTGCAGGGCATCGAAAACTTTGGCGAACGCATCCAGCCCCTGATGCAGTGCCGTATCGAATCCATTGAAGCCGCGAAGGAGGTTGCGTAA
- the rutR gene encoding HTH-type transcriptional regulator RutR: protein MDHEVSVNSTDKLPAKAPTRRSRAVAAKRTAILNAALALFSQFGVHGTSLDKVAEAADVSKTNLLYYFPSKEALYIAVLKDILDVWLAPLRALREDQQPLEAIRDYIRLKLEVSRDHPQASRLFCMEMLQGAPLLKGELEGDLKGLVDEKSAVIEGWITQGKLAAVEPHHLIFMLWATTQHYADFSTQVEAVTGQTLSDQGFFNQTLENVQRMVIEGIRVR, encoded by the coding sequence ATGGATCATGAGGTCTCAGTGAATTCTACAGATAAGTTACCGGCGAAGGCGCCCACGCGTCGCTCACGTGCGGTTGCTGCGAAACGAACGGCGATCCTCAATGCGGCGCTGGCATTGTTTTCGCAATTCGGCGTGCATGGCACCAGCCTGGATAAAGTTGCGGAAGCGGCCGATGTCTCCAAAACCAATCTCCTCTATTATTTTCCCTCCAAAGAAGCGCTCTATATTGCCGTGCTGAAAGATATTCTGGATGTGTGGCTGGCACCGCTGCGCGCGTTAAGAGAAGATCAGCAGCCTCTCGAGGCAATCCGCGATTACATCAGGCTCAAGCTGGAGGTATCGCGCGATCATCCGCAGGCTTCCCGACTGTTTTGCATGGAAATGCTGCAGGGGGCACCTTTGCTTAAAGGTGAGCTGGAAGGCGATTTAAAAGGGCTGGTGGATGAGAAGTCAGCCGTGATTGAGGGCTGGATAACCCAGGGCAAACTGGCTGCTGTGGAGCCTCATCATCTGATTTTTATGCTCTGGGCGACCACGCAGCACTACGCAGACTTCTCCACCCAGGTGGAAGCCGTAACCGGTCAGACGCTGAGCGACCAGGGATTTTTCAACCAGACGTTAGAGAACGTGCAGCGAATGGTGATTGAAGGGATCCGGGTTCGTTAA
- the cycA gene encoding D-serine/D-alanine/glycine transporter → MVDQIKESQLSEEAPVELRRTLHNRHIQLIAIGGAIGTGLFMGSGKTISLAGPSIIFVYMIIGFMLFFVMRAMGELLLSNLEYKSFSDFAADLLGPWAGYFTGWTYWFCWVVTGIADVVAISSYFQLWFPDFSIWMSALLCIFVFLSLNIATVKLFGEMEFWFAIIKIVAIVALIATGIVLVAMHYPSPGGGTAAISNIWDHGGMFPKGLSGFFAGFQIAVFAFVGIELVGTAAAETHDPKKVLPRAINAIPLRIIMFYVLALLVIMAVTPWNSVVADRSPFVEMFMLIGLPAAASIVNFVVLTSAASSANSGIFSTSRMLYGLAQQGVAHRRFGLLSRRAVPTTGLFFSCLCLLGGVALIYLIPNVMQVFTLVTTVSAILFMFVWTIILCSYLAYRKKRPELHAESSYKMPMGRFMCWVCIAFFAFVLVLLTLQEDTRQALMVTPLWFVMLGIGWWLRKRKQA, encoded by the coding sequence ATGGTTGACCAAATAAAAGAGTCGCAGCTCAGCGAAGAGGCACCGGTTGAGCTACGGCGCACTCTGCATAATCGTCATATCCAGCTCATCGCGATCGGTGGTGCTATCGGCACCGGCCTGTTTATGGGGTCTGGAAAAACCATCAGTCTGGCCGGGCCGTCGATCATTTTCGTTTATATGATCATCGGTTTCATGCTGTTTTTCGTGATGCGGGCCATGGGCGAACTGCTGCTTTCCAACCTTGAATACAAGTCGTTCAGCGATTTCGCAGCGGACCTGCTTGGCCCCTGGGCTGGCTATTTCACCGGCTGGACCTACTGGTTCTGCTGGGTTGTGACCGGGATTGCCGATGTGGTGGCCATCAGTTCCTACTTTCAGCTCTGGTTCCCGGACTTCTCAATCTGGATGAGCGCTCTGCTCTGTATCTTCGTGTTCCTGTCGCTGAATATCGCGACGGTGAAGCTGTTCGGAGAGATGGAGTTCTGGTTTGCGATCATCAAAATCGTCGCCATTGTGGCGCTGATTGCCACCGGGATCGTGCTGGTGGCCATGCATTATCCTTCTCCGGGCGGGGGCACTGCTGCCATCAGTAATATCTGGGATCATGGTGGCATGTTCCCTAAAGGGCTGAGTGGCTTCTTTGCCGGCTTCCAGATAGCGGTATTTGCTTTTGTAGGGATTGAACTGGTAGGGACCGCTGCCGCAGAAACGCATGACCCGAAAAAAGTGCTGCCACGGGCGATCAACGCCATTCCGCTGCGCATCATTATGTTTTACGTGCTGGCCCTGCTGGTGATCATGGCGGTAACGCCGTGGAACAGCGTGGTTGCTGACCGCAGCCCGTTCGTTGAGATGTTTATGCTGATTGGCCTGCCGGCTGCTGCAAGTATCGTCAACTTTGTGGTGCTGACCTCGGCGGCCTCTTCTGCTAACAGCGGCATCTTCTCCACCAGCCGGATGCTCTATGGTCTGGCACAGCAGGGCGTGGCGCATCGCCGTTTTGGTCTGCTTTCGCGTCGTGCCGTGCCTACCACCGGCTTGTTCTTCTCCTGCCTGTGCCTTCTGGGCGGCGTGGCTCTGATCTATTTAATCCCGAACGTGATGCAGGTGTTTACGCTGGTGACCACCGTTTCCGCCATCCTGTTTATGTTTGTCTGGACGATTATTCTCTGTTCATACCTGGCATACCGTAAGAAGCGTCCGGAGCTGCACGCTGAGTCCAGCTATAAGATGCCGATGGGCAGGTTCATGTGCTGGGTCTGCATCGCGTTCTTTGCCTTTGTGCTGGTGCTGCTGACGCTGCAGGAGGATACCCGTCAGGCGCTGATGGTGACCCCGTTGTGGTTTGTTATGCTGGGCATCGGCTGGTGGTTGCGCAAAAGAAAACAGGCTTAA
- a CDS encoding extensin family protein, translated as MKGALALAGVMLLLLAIAPWFEKNLPPGWNPFTPLEVTDPPTFITRYKIKRLSGNVAGCLAALQKAQQQGYIRFSQPPPSSGNCPLPAPVRVQSFGDVRLSSSFLASCSLALSTTMFVTQTAKPLAAAELGSPLARIDHLGSYACRNIYHRAEGRLSEHATADALDIAGFRLANGKSISVLKVWPRQEKESHWLHQVFQQSCQFYGNSIGPDYNAAHANHFHLGMRGFGVCR; from the coding sequence ATGAAAGGAGCGTTGGCTCTTGCAGGCGTTATGCTACTGCTACTGGCTATAGCGCCCTGGTTTGAGAAAAATTTGCCGCCGGGCTGGAACCCCTTCACGCCGCTTGAGGTCACCGATCCGCCCACCTTTATTACCCGTTATAAAATCAAACGCCTTTCAGGCAATGTTGCAGGCTGCCTTGCGGCCCTGCAAAAAGCTCAGCAGCAGGGCTATATCCGCTTCAGCCAGCCCCCGCCGTCCAGCGGCAATTGCCCTCTGCCAGCACCGGTGAGAGTGCAAAGTTTTGGCGACGTCAGGCTGAGCTCGAGCTTTCTGGCAAGCTGTTCCCTGGCGCTGAGCACCACGATGTTTGTTACACAAACGGCAAAACCGCTGGCGGCGGCAGAATTGGGTTCCCCGCTGGCACGTATCGATCACCTCGGGAGTTATGCCTGCAGAAATATCTATCACCGTGCTGAAGGACGCCTGAGCGAACATGCCACAGCGGATGCGCTGGACATCGCAGGGTTCAGGCTGGCTAATGGCAAATCGATTAGTGTGCTTAAAGTATGGCCCCGTCAGGAAAAAGAGTCTCACTGGCTGCACCAGGTATTCCAGCAGAGTTGTCAGTTTTACGGCAACTCGATTGGCCCTGATTACAACGCCGCCCATGCCAACCATTTTCATCTTGGGATGCGTGGATTTGGCGTCTGTCGCTAA
- the sdiA gene encoding transcriptional regulator SdiA, whose protein sequence is MTADRYLNWRNEIELAFNQIFVASDITTLIEHQTIALGLDFYALYIRHPVPFTRPKIFIYSSYPERWVRTYQKEGFAAIDPVIANCQVPGKILLWDEPLSRSGRKVFEAAKEHGIYSGFSCSAMAKNRAIGILSMASGKTFEKIELTPVMQLKLQYLLVLSLEALQRVKDISMSVMDMELSQRELEILKWTAEGKTSAEISLILSISENTVNFHQKNMQKRFNAPNKTQVASYAAAIGLL, encoded by the coding sequence ATGACGGCAGACAGGTATTTGAATTGGCGAAATGAAATCGAGTTGGCTTTCAATCAAATTTTTGTTGCATCTGATATAACAACGCTTATCGAACACCAGACGATTGCGCTGGGATTAGATTTTTATGCGCTGTATATTCGTCATCCTGTGCCTTTTACCAGACCGAAAATTTTCATTTACAGCAGTTATCCTGAGAGATGGGTACGGACGTACCAGAAAGAGGGCTTTGCTGCCATAGACCCTGTTATCGCAAATTGCCAGGTACCAGGTAAAATATTGTTGTGGGACGAGCCTTTGAGTCGCAGTGGTCGTAAAGTGTTTGAGGCCGCTAAAGAACACGGTATTTATTCCGGATTTTCCTGCTCGGCGATGGCTAAAAATAGAGCCATTGGTATATTATCTATGGCCTCTGGTAAAACTTTCGAAAAGATTGAGTTAACGCCAGTTATGCAGCTTAAACTTCAGTATTTATTGGTACTTTCTCTTGAAGCGTTACAACGTGTTAAAGATATTTCCATGTCGGTGATGGATATGGAATTAAGCCAGCGTGAGTTGGAAATCCTGAAATGGACCGCGGAAGGGAAAACCTCCGCAGAAATATCTCTGATTCTTTCAATTTCAGAGAATACGGTTAATTTTCACCAAAAAAATATGCAAAAAAGGTTCAATGCGCCGAATAAAACTCAGGTGGCCTCATACGCAGCCGCAATCGGTTTACTTTAG
- a CDS encoding autoinducer synthase yields the protein MKIIQTKLKDMPSSLLAELGSYRYNVFARGEGWSIPSRLSTPGQEYDRFDRSDVIWLIAWKAQHGICGCARLMQWQDPETGSISEGRDKKPDPVWEMSRFSAKLDIDAELPLSILWHSVQLAEQSGIDYLYSAATPMLEQMFEQHQVVYEPLTAGVIQSEDNLFAVRIPVSQPGLAEKFKGARRFSPEEVLPTLGVSVSWGARGR from the coding sequence ATGAAAATTATCCAGACCAAGCTTAAGGACATGCCATCCTCTTTGTTGGCAGAATTGGGAAGTTATCGCTATAACGTGTTTGCCCGCGGGGAAGGGTGGTCTATCCCCTCCCGATTGAGTACGCCAGGCCAGGAATACGATCGTTTCGATCGCTCTGATGTTATCTGGCTGATTGCCTGGAAAGCACAGCACGGGATCTGTGGCTGCGCAAGGCTGATGCAGTGGCAGGATCCCGAGACAGGCTCGATTTCAGAAGGCCGCGATAAAAAGCCGGATCCGGTGTGGGAGATGTCACGCTTCTCCGCCAAGCTGGATATCGATGCTGAATTGCCGCTGAGCATTTTGTGGCACAGCGTGCAGCTGGCTGAGCAATCCGGTATTGACTACCTGTACAGCGCAGCGACGCCAATGCTGGAGCAGATGTTTGAACAGCACCAGGTGGTTTATGAACCCTTAACGGCTGGTGTCATTCAGTCTGAAGATAATCTGTTTGCTGTCCGAATCCCGGTGAGTCAGCCAGGCCTCGCTGAAAAGTTCAAGGGTGCACGCCGGTTCAGTCCGGAAGAGGTGTTGCCAACCCTGGGCGTGTCAGTGAGCTGGGGCGCCAGAGGACGCTAG
- a CDS encoding GlpM family protein, with the protein MGLLFKAVLGALVVVLIGMLSKTRNYYIAGLLPLFPTFALIAHYIVASDRGIEALRTTIIFGMWAIIPYFIYLLSLWYFIGMMRLPFALASAVACWCLAAWLLITLWARWQS; encoded by the coding sequence ATGGGCTTACTTTTCAAAGCAGTTCTGGGCGCGCTGGTAGTGGTACTGATCGGCATGCTCTCCAAAACGCGAAACTATTATATTGCCGGCCTTCTGCCACTCTTCCCCACTTTCGCTCTGATAGCACATTACATTGTCGCCAGCGATCGCGGTATCGAAGCGTTACGCACCACAATTATCTTCGGCATGTGGGCCATCATTCCCTATTTTATCTACCTGCTTTCGCTCTGGTATTTTATCGGAATGATGCGATTGCCCTTCGCGCTGGCCAGTGCAGTTGCCTGCTGGTGTCTGGCCGCATGGTTGTTGATCACGCTATGGGCAAGATGGCAGAGCTAG